In the genome of Populus trichocarpa isolate Nisqually-1 chromosome 10, P.trichocarpa_v4.1, whole genome shotgun sequence, the window TCATCACTAATTAAAGATTATacataaccatctaggtggtggcccaatggtaagagcttgggaccaagagatttgctccctctgtggtctcaggttcaagccctgtggttgctcatatgatggccactggaggcttacatggtcgttcacttcagggcctgtgggattagtcgaggtgcgcgcaagttggtccggacacccacattaaactaaaaaaaaaaaaaaagagattatacAAGTAGTGTTCCGATAAAACATGTAACAAAGATGTCCACGGAGGTGCtcctattattgttttttaagggAAATCAAAATGTACCGGAACAAGCTGACAAACAGATAGTAGGTAGGTAGGTAGATTGCTTTCCAACAACTCTTCAAGTAAAAAGAAATCTTCAATTAGTTATTAACTTTTTATTCTCGAATTATAAGTTtggaataattttataaaaaatataaaattttatttttaataaatttaatattaaagattaaaattaaaaaaaaattaatgatgaaaattGAAATCGTAAAGGaaaactaaattcatgagaCTGATATATAtcccaactaaaaaaattaaagattattaTGTAAAACAATTCCTAAAATAGTTTGATATCCACATataaaattagaaggaaaaactaaaaaaatataaaatactattttaactaatattttatttgatatatatcaaataaagtattaaattattagagtactattaattttatatccaaactatttgttatatattttattctaaaattattttaatttcttaattaataactTATGTGATAATTACTTAATAAAAGACTTTAATTTGATGTAGTTATTACAAAAACATAGCATGGAAGttcttaaaaatagaagaaaattctTGATTGAAGATTCTTAAActttgaagataaaattgattttaaaactgtttaatggcaAAATCTAAACTATATACATCACTTGAGCAGCGTTTTCGAGGTTTGTCAaggcaaacaaacaaaaatatagtagttgcttatatagttattaaattttatttgggtAAGGTTAGGTATTAAATTAATCTGaattaatctcaaaaaaattaaaaatatatatttaaaatttaatattcaatatgaaaaaattaaaaaatattttgtaagcttatataaaaaaattaaaaaaaatttaatatgtatatatatatatatcacatcacaaaaaaataaaaaataatttatgagaataaaaatcatatataaacatgtgtgtgtgtatcacaCAACATGGGaatattcaaaatttcaaataagtttTGCCCTTAGCTGATTGCTGCTACGCAACAGTGCTCCCACTAGCTGCAGCAGACTTGCTAGCCTACTGATCATCGATCTATCatgaccaccaccaccaccaccaagcAACCGCCACACGTCCTAGTGTTTCCCTATCCAGCTCTAGGCCACACCCTCCCTCTTCTAGACCTAACACACCAACTCTCTCTTCATAACCTAACAATCACCATCTTGACCACACCCAAAAACCTCCCTACCGTTTCTCCTCTTCTTTCCACTCACCCACAAATCCACACCTTAGTCCTTCCCTTCCCATCTCACCCTTTAATCCCTGCAGGTGTTGAAAATGTCAAAGAGCTTGGTAATTCTGGAAACCTGGCCATTATTGCAGCATCTACCAAGCTCTCTGAACCCATTACCCTGTGGTTCAAGTCTCACACTAATCCTCCGGTTGCTATCATCTCTGATTTCTTTCTTGGCTGGACCCAACATCTGGCCCAACACTTAAACATACGGGGTTTTGCTTTTTATCCATCTGCGGCGTTTTTTGCtggtattttaaattattgttggGGTAATCTGGAGAGTGTAAAGGTTTTGGACgttgttgattttgttgatttgcCTAGATCACCGTCTTTTAAAGAGGAGCATCTGCCTTCTGTGTTCCGTAAGTACAGGGAATCCGACCCGGATTGTCAGCTCGTCAAGGACAGCTTGGTTGCAAATAAGTTGagttatggatttatttttaatagtttcgAGTCTTTGGAGGGTGAGTATTTGGGTTTTTTGAAGAGAGAATTCGGGCATGAGAGGGTTTATGCGGTTGGCCCTATTAATTTGTTGGGTCCGGA includes:
- the LOC7482238 gene encoding UDP-glycosyltransferase 89A2, coding for MTTTTTTKQPPHVLVFPYPALGHTLPLLDLTHQLSLHNLTITILTTPKNLPTVSPLLSTHPQIHTLVLPFPSHPLIPAGVENVKELGNSGNLAIIAASTKLSEPITLWFKSHTNPPVAIISDFFLGWTQHLAQHLNIRGFAFYPSAAFFAGILNYCWGNLESVKVLDVVDFVDLPRSPSFKEEHLPSVFRKYRESDPDCQLVKDSLVANKLSYGFIFNSFESLEGEYLGFLKREFGHERVYAVGPINLLGPESTDRGNPVTDSSGNVFKWLDGCPDESVLYVCFGSQKLLNKKQMEALADGLEKSMVRFIWVVKTGTAQQVEDGYGVVPDGFDERLAGRGLVIRGWAPQVKILSHRAVGWFLSHCGWNSMLEGIVAGAMILAWPMEADQFIDARLLVEELGAGVGACEGTATVPDSEELAKVIGESMSEKGAGVKMKAKELRRKALEAVKEGGSSLNDLNGLIEELCKLKIQ